In Streptomyces camelliae, the sequence GACGAACGCCGTACGGTACACGTCCCGGCCGGTGACGCTCCGGCTGCTGCGCACCGACGTGCTGCGCTGCGAGGTCGGCGACGACGTCCCGCAGCTGCCCCGGCTGCGTCAGGCCCGCGCCGACGACGAGGGCGGGCGCGGCCTGTTCCTGGTCAACAAGCTGGCCCGGCGCTGGGGCGCGACGCGGCTGAGCAACGGCAAGGTGGTCTGGTTCGAGCTGAACCGGGGCTGAGGCGCGGCGCAGGACAGCACAGGACGGCGCAAGGGCGCCCGGGGAAGTCCCCGGGCGCCCTTCGCCTGTGTGCCGCTACTGGCCGGCGTTCTGGCCGCCGCCCGGATTGAGCGGGTTGCCCGTGACGGGGTCCGTCGGCGGCTGCGTCGTCGGCTGCGTGGGAGGCGTGGTCGTCGGCGGCTGCGTGGGCGGCGTGGTCGTCGGCGGCCTGCTGGTCGGCGGCTGCGACGGCGGTGCGGACGTCGGCGGCTTGCTGGTCGGAGGCTTCGACGGTGTGCTGGACGGCGTCGAGGGGGTGGTCGGCGTGTAGCTCGGCTGGACCGCCGCGCCCTGCGTGGTGTCCAGGTCGAACTTGCTGACGTCGCCCATCGCCCCGAAGGTGTACGCGGCCCATATCAGCGCCGGATAGCTGCCGCCGTTGATGCGGCCGCCGCCCGCGGTGATGAGGCCTGTGGCGCCCGTCAGCGGAACCTGTGCGTGGGTCGTGGCGGACTCGCCGAACAGGCCGACCGAGGTGACCAGGCCGGGCGTGTAGCCGGTGAACCAGGCCGACTTGTTGTTGTCGGACGTGCCCGTCTTGCCGGCGACCTGCTGGCCGTTGCGCGCCGGGTTGCTCGCCACCGACTTGTTGGCCGTACCGTCGTCGACCACGCCGGTGAGCACGGAGGTGACCGTGTCGGCGGCGGTCCGGCTGATCACCTGGTCGCCGATCGGGTCCGGGAGGTTGACGGTGCGGTCCTTGTGCTCGGCCGACTTGATGATCGCCGGGGTGACCTTCTTGCCGTGGTTGTCGAGGGTCGCGTAGATGCCGGCCATCTCCAGCGGGCTGGCGCCCATGGAGCCGAGCGTCTGTGCGGGGACCGCCTCCATGCCCTTGGTGTTCATGCCGAGCTTGCCGGCGGTGGCCATCACCTTGTCCATGCCGACGTCGACGCCCATCTGCGCGAAGACGGAGTTGACGGACTGGTTCATCGCCGTCTGGACGGTGATGTTGCCGTAGTCGTGGTTGTCCTCGTTCGGCGGGCCGAAGCCGACCTTGCTGCCGTGGTCCACCACCTGCCGGCCGCTCGTGCCGTCGTAGATCGTGCTCGCGCCGATCGCCCGGCCGTCCTGCGTCTGGGCGCCCTCGTCCACGGCGGCGGCCAGGATCACCGGCTTGAAGGTGGAGGCGGGCTGGTAGTCGCGGCGGGTCGCGTTGTTGGTGAAGTGCTTGAAGTAGTCCACGCCGCCGTACATGGCGAGGACCTTGCCCGTCTTCGGGTCGACGGACACGGCACCGGGCTGGACGTCACCGTCGACGGAGCGCTTCTTCGCGTTCAGCTTGCTGGTCAGCTGCTCCGTGACGGCCTGCTCCAGCCGGCGCTGCTTCTTCTTGTCGATGTTGAGCGTGATGGTCCAGCCGCCCTTTTTCACCAGTGCCTCGGCGTCATTGAGGGTGGCGGCGTCGCCCTGGGCGACGAGCTGCTTGTAGAGGGCCGAGTTGGCCGCGTCCACCAGGTAGCCGGTCTGTCCCTTCATGCCGGGCGCCGCCTTGGGCGCCTTCGGCACGGGGAACTTCATGGCCTGGCGCTTGCCCGCGTCCAGCCATTGCTGCTTGACCATGTTGTCGAGGACGTAGTTCCAGCGGGCCTGCGCCAGTTTCTTGCCCGTGTCGGTCGCGATGCCCCAGTCGTACTGGTTCGGCGCCTGGAGCAGCGCGGCGAGGTAGGCGCCCTCCTCGACCGTGAGGTTCTTGGCGTCCTTGCGGTAGTACGCCTGGGCCGCGGCCTGGATGCCGTAGGCGCCGCGGCCGTAGTAGCTGGTGTTGATGTAGCCCGCGAGGATGTAGTCCTTGGACTTCTGGCGGTCCAGCTTCAGCGAGATGACCAGTTCCTTCAGCTTGCGCGTGACGGTCTGGTTCTGGTCCAGGTAGTAGTTCTTGACGTACTGCTGGGTGATCGTCGAACCGCCCTGGGTGCCGTGTCCCGTGAGGGTGTTGAGGATGCCGCGGGCCGTGCCCCTCAGGTCGACGCCGGAGTCCTGGTAGAAGGTCTTGTTCTCGGCCGCGACGAAGGTGTGCTGGACGTCCTTGGGGACTTCGGCGAGGTCGACGCTCTCCCGGTTGAGTTCGCCGGTGCGGGCGAGGATCGTGCCGTCGCTGTACTTGTAGATGTTGCTCTGCAGCTGGGCGGCCGCGTTCCCCTCCGGGATGTTGATCGTCATGTACAGCGCGATGAACGCGCCCACGACGAGCAGACAGAGCCCGAAGAAGGTCCCGAGGATCTTCTTCCAGGTGAAGAGCCGGCGTATTCGGCCCTTGGGCGGCTTGGCGCCGGCCGGGGCCGACCGTGAGCCGGTTGCCGACTGCGCGGGCTGCGAGCGGCGGCGCTTGGGCGCCGCGCGGTGGCCACCGCGCTGTCGCGCTCGTCTCTCTTCCGCTCGTCCCATCGGTCCCTACGCTCACTTCCGTCTCGGGGTCAGCTCCGAAAGCTAACACCCGCCTATATGACAAAGGGCGTCCGATCCGCTCTTTTGCGGACGTGACAATCAGCACCCGCCCCAAGGGAACCGACGGCTCTGGAGGTCACAGGGTTGCCTCGGCCCGGAAAGTCTTTCGCGGCGCGGCGACGCCGAGGAGATCACGGGAAGTCCCGCACAGAGGCAGGCCGCCTGTTTCGGAACCGTGACAATCCGCTCCCACCTGCGCCGCGACACGCCAGGCCATGATCTACACACTCCGCGTATACACGCCACGTATACACCGTGTGTAGAGTGCTCGGCATGTCCATCGGTCACACCCTTCTAGGGCTCCTGGAGTCCGGCCCGCGGCACGGCTACGACCTGAAGCGAGCCTTCGACGAGACGTTCGGTCACGACCGGCCGCTGCACTACGGCCAGGTCTACTCCACGATGTCCCGGCTGCTGAAGCACGGCCTCGTGGAAGTCGACGGGATCGAGGCGGGCGGCGGTCCCGAGCGCAAGCGGTACGCCATCACCGACGCGGGCATCACCGACGTCGAGCGCTGGCTCGCGACCCCGGAGAAGCCCGAGGAGTACCTCCAGTCGACCCTGTACACCAAGGTCGTCCTCGCACTGCTGACCCATCGCGACGCGGCCGACATCCTCGACGGCCAGCGCGCCGAGCACCTGCGCAGCATGCGGATCCTGACCGACCGCAAGCGCAAGGGCGACCTCGCGGACCAGCTGATCTGCGACCACGCGCTGTTCCACCTGGAGGCCGATCTGCGCTGGCTGGAGCTGACCGCCGCGCGCCTGGACAAGCTCCGTGCGGCGGTGACCCGATGACCGCACCCGCCGGCTCCCTGCTCACCGCCGACGACCTGCGCAAGGCCTACGGCCCCACGGTCGCGCTCGACGGCGCCGAGTTCTCCATCCACCCCGGCGAGGTCGTCGCCGTCATGGGCCCCTCCGGCTCCGGCAAGTCGACGCTGCTGCACTGTCTCGCGGGCATCGTGCCGCCGGACTCCGGGTCCATCGTCTACGACGGCCGGGAACTGGCCGGCATGAACGACGCCGAGCGCAGTGCCCTCAGGCGCTCCGAGTTCGGGTTCGTCTTCCAGTTCGGCCAGCTGGTGCCCGAGTTGACCTGTGTGGAGAACGTGGCGCTGCCGCTGCGGCTGAACGGCACCCCGCGCAAGCAGGCCGAGAAGGCGGCCCTGGGCTGGCTGGAGCGCCTGGAGGTGGACGACCTGAAGGGCAAGCGGCCCGGCGAGGTCTCCGGCGGCCAGGGACAGCGGGTCGCGGTGGCACGGGCACTGGTCACCGCACCTCGGGTGATCTTCGCCGACGAGCCGACCGGCGCGCTCGACTCCCTCAACGGCGAGCGCGTGATGGAGCTGCTGACCGACGCGGCCCGCTCGGCGGGCGCGGCCGTCGTCCTCGTCACGCACGAGGCCCGGGTGGCCGCCTACTCCGACCGGGAGATCGTCGTACGCGACGGCAAGTCCCGGGACATGGAGCGGATCGTATGACCGCCCGTTCGAACTCCCGCCCGTCACCCACCACCACCCCGTCCGAGGCGCTTCGCGCCACCCCTTCCATTCCACAATGGGGGCGGGACCTGGGCATGGGCATCAAGTTCGCCTTCACGGGCGGGCGCGAGGGTCACATCCGGGTGCTGCTGACCGCCGTCGGCGTCGGGCTCGGCGTGGCCCTGCTGCTGCTCACGACCGCGATCCCGAACGCGCTGTCGGTACGGCACGCCCGCGACGACGCCCGCATGGACTACACCTACGGCCCGAACCGGGCGAAGGCCGCGAACACCCTGGTGATCTCCGACGCGGACACGACGTACCACGGCAAGGACATCCGCGGCCGGCTGGTGGAGCCCGAGGGGCCGCGCGCGCCCCTCGCTCCGGGCCTGTCGGCGTACCCCGCGCCGGGCGAGATGGTCGTCTCCCCCGCGCTGAAGGACCTGCTCGGCTCCGGCGACGGCAGACTGCTGCGCGAGCGGCTGCCGTACCGGATCACCGGGACGATCGGCGAGAGCGGACTGATCGGCTCGCGCGAACTGGCCTACTACGCCGGCGCGACGGACCTCACCCCGCGCATCGGCGGCTCGCGGACGGCCCGGATCACCCGGTTCGGGCGCCTCATCGCGTCGTCGAACACGATGGACCCGGTGCTGATCCTGCTCGTCCTGGTCGTCTTCGTGGTGCTGCTCGCCCCGGTCGCCGTGTTCATCGCCACGGCCGTACGGTTCGGCGGCGAGCGGCGCGACCGCAGGCTGGCCGCGCTGCGGCTGGTGGGCTCCGACACCCGGATGACCCGGCGGATCGCGGCGGGCGAGGCGCTCGCCGGCTCGCTGGTCGGGCTGGTCTTCGGCACGGTCTTCTTCCTGGTCGGCCGGCAGCTCGCGGGCTCGGTCGAGATCATGGACGTCAGCGTCTTTCCCAGCTATCTCAACCCCTCCCCCGCGCTGGCCGCCCTGGTCGCGGTCGCGGTGCCGGCGGCAGCGGTGCTGGTCACGCTGTTCGCGCTGCGCCGGGTGGTCATCGAGCCGCTGGGCGTGGTCCGTACGACCCGGCCCACGCGCCGCCGGCTGTGGTGGCGGCTGCTGCTGCCGCTGGGCGGTCTGGCCTGCCTCGCGCCGATGATCGGCCAGGGCCGGACGAACGGCGACTTCAACGCGTACCTGGTGATCGGCGGTGTGCTGCTGCTGCTCGTCGGCGTGACCACGCTGCTGCCGTGGGTCGTGGAGGCCGTGGTGGCCCGGCTCGGGCGCGGCGGGCTCGCCTGGCAACTGGCCGTACGACGGCTGCAGTTGAGCAGCGGTTCGGCGGCCCGCATGGTGAACGGCATCGCGGTCGCGGTGGCCGGGGCGGTCGCGATGCAGATGCTGTTCGCGGGCGTCGCGGGCGACTACACCAAGAGCACCGGGCGGGACACGAACCGCGCCCAGATGCAGGTCAATCTGTCGCGGGGCCTCGACTTCGTGCCGTCCGCCGGGAAGTTCGCCGCCACCCAGGGGGTGCGCAAAGCGACCGCGCTCGGCACCACCGAGCTGGGCGACCAGGACTGGCAGCACGGGCCCAGCACCACGGCACTGGTGACCGTCGGCACCTGCGACTCCCTGCGCGAGGTCGCCCGGCTGACCTCCTGCACGGACGGGGATGTGTTCGTGGCCGAGGGCGGCGACAACGACGCCGACATGGCCAAGCTCGTCCGGCCGGGCCGCACGCTCCAGGTCGACACCAGCAACGGCAGGGGCTACGGCACCAAGATCCCCTGGACCGTACCCGGCCATCTGAAGCAGGCCACCGCGATCACCGGCCCGAACGGCACCAAGGACAGCAGCGTGCTGCTGACCCCGGCCGCCGTGCCCGAGCGGATGAGCCGCCAGCTGAACGGGGCTGTCTATCTCTCGGTGGACGCGTCGGTGCCGGACGCGGCGGAGCACGTCCGCAACACCGCGGCGGCGATCGACCCGCTGGCGGACACGATCGTGTGGTCGGCCACCGAGCAGTCCGCGAAGTTCACCTCCATCCGCACCGGTGTCTCCGTCGGCGCGGTCTGCGTCCTGATGCTGATCGGCGCGAGCCTGCTGGTCTCCCAGCTGGAGCAGCTGCGCGAACGCAGGAAGCTCCTGTCGGCCCTCGTCGCCGTCGGCACCCGGCGGCGCACCCTGAGCCTGTCGGTCCTGTGGCAGACGGCGATCCCGATCGCCCTGGGCCTGCTGCTCGCCTCGGCCGTGGGGCTGACCCTGGGCGCGGTCCTGCTGAAGATGGCCGGCGCGACGATCGGCGTGGACTGGCCGAGCGTGCTGTCGATGACGGGCGCGGGCGCGGGGGTGGTGCTGGCGGTGACCCTGCTCAGCCTGCCGCCGTTGCTGAGGCTGATGCGGCCGGACGGGTTGCGGACGGAGTAGGTCGGCTGAGGCGCCCCGGGGACCCCCTCCCCGGGGCCGCTACTCCAGCACCCGTACCGGCAACGAACGCAGCGCCACACGCAGAGCAGCGGCCAACTCCTCGTACTCGGCGGCCCGCGCCGCCCCCGCCCGCATGGCAAAGGCGACACGACGACTCGGCGCCGGGTCGGCAAAGGACCCGGTGAGCAACTGACTGCTGCGAGCCGTCTCCAGCTTCAGCGCCGTCCGCGGCAGCAGCGTGCAGCCGAGGCCGCCGGCGACGAGCTGGACCAGGGTCGACAGGCCGGCGGCCGTCGTGGTGACCGGGGCGTCCTCGCGGCCGGCCTCGCGGCAGATGTCGAGGGCCTGGTCGCGCAGGCAGTGGCCCTCGTCCAGGAGCAGCAGGTTCAGCTCCTTCAGCGCCTCGCGCGGGATGCCCTCACGGCCGCCGAGCCAGTGGTCGAGCGGGGTGACGAGCACGAAGTCCTCGTCGAACAGCGGGAGTTCGACGACGCCGGGGACGCCGAGCGGGACCGCCAGCAACAGCAGGTCCAGGCGGCCGGAGTGCAGGCCGTCGATCAGGTTGGCGGTCTGCTCCTCGTGCACCTGGAGGTCGAGGTGCGGATAGCGCTCGTGGACCAGCCGCAGCACGGTCGGCAGCAGGTACGGCGCGACCGTGGGGATCACCCCGAGGCGCAGGGCGCCCGTGAACGGCGCCCGGACCGCCTCGGCCTCCTCCAGCAGCGCGCCGACCGCCTCCAGCACCGTCTTCGCCCGCACCGCGAGCCGCTCACCGGCCGGCGAGAGCAGCACCTTGCGCGTCGTACGCTCAAGGAGGGTCACGCCGAGGGTCTCCTCCAGTGCCGAGACCGCGCCGGACAGGGCGGGCTGGCTCATCCCGATCGCGGCGGCCGCGTCCCGGAAGTGCAGATGCTCGGCGACGGCGGCGAAGGCACGCAGCTGTGCGAGGCTCGGCTGCCTCCGCTTGCCGTTACTGATGGTCACTGATAACTACCTCCGATCAACATGACCGAGTGTAGCTATTTCACTAATCAATGCACCATGTGCCACCATCGGCCACGTCCAACCCACACGGGAAACGCCCTCAAAAGGGGCGTTTCTTCGCTGCAAGGA encodes:
- a CDS encoding transglycosylase domain-containing protein codes for the protein MGRAEERRARQRGGHRAAPKRRRSQPAQSATGSRSAPAGAKPPKGRIRRLFTWKKILGTFFGLCLLVVGAFIALYMTINIPEGNAAAQLQSNIYKYSDGTILARTGELNRESVDLAEVPKDVQHTFVAAENKTFYQDSGVDLRGTARGILNTLTGHGTQGGSTITQQYVKNYYLDQNQTVTRKLKELVISLKLDRQKSKDYILAGYINTSYYGRGAYGIQAAAQAYYRKDAKNLTVEEGAYLAALLQAPNQYDWGIATDTGKKLAQARWNYVLDNMVKQQWLDAGKRQAMKFPVPKAPKAAPGMKGQTGYLVDAANSALYKQLVAQGDAATLNDAEALVKKGGWTITLNIDKKKQRRLEQAVTEQLTSKLNAKKRSVDGDVQPGAVSVDPKTGKVLAMYGGVDYFKHFTNNATRRDYQPASTFKPVILAAAVDEGAQTQDGRAIGASTIYDGTSGRQVVDHGSKVGFGPPNEDNHDYGNITVQTAMNQSVNSVFAQMGVDVGMDKVMATAGKLGMNTKGMEAVPAQTLGSMGASPLEMAGIYATLDNHGKKVTPAIIKSAEHKDRTVNLPDPIGDQVISRTAADTVTSVLTGVVDDGTANKSVASNPARNGQQVAGKTGTSDNNKSAWFTGYTPGLVTSVGLFGESATTHAQVPLTGATGLITAGGGRINGGSYPALIWAAYTFGAMGDVSKFDLDTTQGAAVQPSYTPTTPSTPSSTPSKPPTSKPPTSAPPSQPPTSRPPTTTPPTQPPTTTPPTQPTTQPPTDPVTGNPLNPGGGQNAGQ
- a CDS encoding ABC transporter ATP-binding protein yields the protein MTAPAGSLLTADDLRKAYGPTVALDGAEFSIHPGEVVAVMGPSGSGKSTLLHCLAGIVPPDSGSIVYDGRELAGMNDAERSALRRSEFGFVFQFGQLVPELTCVENVALPLRLNGTPRKQAEKAALGWLERLEVDDLKGKRPGEVSGGQGQRVAVARALVTAPRVIFADEPTGALDSLNGERVMELLTDAARSAGAAVVLVTHEARVAAYSDREIVVRDGKSRDMERIV
- a CDS encoding FtsX-like permease family protein, producing the protein MGIKFAFTGGREGHIRVLLTAVGVGLGVALLLLTTAIPNALSVRHARDDARMDYTYGPNRAKAANTLVISDADTTYHGKDIRGRLVEPEGPRAPLAPGLSAYPAPGEMVVSPALKDLLGSGDGRLLRERLPYRITGTIGESGLIGSRELAYYAGATDLTPRIGGSRTARITRFGRLIASSNTMDPVLILLVLVVFVVLLAPVAVFIATAVRFGGERRDRRLAALRLVGSDTRMTRRIAAGEALAGSLVGLVFGTVFFLVGRQLAGSVEIMDVSVFPSYLNPSPALAALVAVAVPAAAVLVTLFALRRVVIEPLGVVRTTRPTRRRLWWRLLLPLGGLACLAPMIGQGRTNGDFNAYLVIGGVLLLLVGVTTLLPWVVEAVVARLGRGGLAWQLAVRRLQLSSGSAARMVNGIAVAVAGAVAMQMLFAGVAGDYTKSTGRDTNRAQMQVNLSRGLDFVPSAGKFAATQGVRKATALGTTELGDQDWQHGPSTTALVTVGTCDSLREVARLTSCTDGDVFVAEGGDNDADMAKLVRPGRTLQVDTSNGRGYGTKIPWTVPGHLKQATAITGPNGTKDSSVLLTPAAVPERMSRQLNGAVYLSVDASVPDAAEHVRNTAAAIDPLADTIVWSATEQSAKFTSIRTGVSVGAVCVLMLIGASLLVSQLEQLRERRKLLSALVAVGTRRRTLSLSVLWQTAIPIALGLLLASAVGLTLGAVLLKMAGATIGVDWPSVLSMTGAGAGVVLAVTLLSLPPLLRLMRPDGLRTE
- a CDS encoding LysR substrate-binding domain-containing protein; its protein translation is MTISNGKRRQPSLAQLRAFAAVAEHLHFRDAAAAIGMSQPALSGAVSALEETLGVTLLERTTRKVLLSPAGERLAVRAKTVLEAVGALLEEAEAVRAPFTGALRLGVIPTVAPYLLPTVLRLVHERYPHLDLQVHEEQTANLIDGLHSGRLDLLLLAVPLGVPGVVELPLFDEDFVLVTPLDHWLGGREGIPREALKELNLLLLDEGHCLRDQALDICREAGREDAPVTTTAAGLSTLVQLVAGGLGCTLLPRTALKLETARSSQLLTGSFADPAPSRRVAFAMRAGAARAAEYEELAAALRVALRSLPVRVLE
- a CDS encoding PadR family transcriptional regulator, which gives rise to MSIGHTLLGLLESGPRHGYDLKRAFDETFGHDRPLHYGQVYSTMSRLLKHGLVEVDGIEAGGGPERKRYAITDAGITDVERWLATPEKPEEYLQSTLYTKVVLALLTHRDAADILDGQRAEHLRSMRILTDRKRKGDLADQLICDHALFHLEADLRWLELTAARLDKLRAAVTR